TCCGTGCCGGTCTGCAGTACAGTTCGTAGATGGAGTTCCCGAGAACTATCGAGACGGTGCGGCTCGTGCTGCGGCGGACGGCTGTTGCCGATGCGGATGCCGTGTTCGCCTACGCTTCGGACCCCGCGGTAATGCAGTTCCTGCGTCGTGCACGATCGACTGATATCTCCGAGTCGATCAGTTTTCTGGAACGCAATGAAAGTGTCTGGGAGACGGGCGACACCTTCCCTTGGGCGATCACGGTGAAACCCGATCCGTTATTGGTCGGCATGATCGAGGCGCGTGTTTCGGATCATGGTGTAGAACTGGGTTATGTGCTTGCTCGATCGGCG
The DNA window shown above is from Actinomycetota bacterium and carries:
- a CDS encoding GNAT family N-acetyltransferase codes for the protein MEFPRTIETVRLVLRRTAVADADAVFAYASDPAVMQFLRRARSTDISESISFLERNESVWETGDTFPWAITVKPDPLLVGMIEARVSDHGVELGYVLARSAWGNGYMAEAAQAVVDSAFGDPDVFRVWAYTHVDNSASRRVMEKIGMSREGVLHRWALHPNSSGEPSDAYMYAVWR